A window of the Blattabacterium cuenoti genome harbors these coding sequences:
- the purF gene encoding amidophosphoribosyltransferase — protein MISQLFSYILENNYFDKFNDECGVFGIYSPYKVDTFSLIQFGLFALQHRGQEACGFSVLRDGFIISHKSEGLVLDFFRKISNSKCYHGNAVIGHTRYSTEGGQSKKNIQPFFGEDSYGKSTISIVHNGNLVNAQDLRRKLESQGINFISEYSDSEVILRLIQKYLPESDNSLEKAIQKTTIDIKGAYSVIVLMDNKIAAFRDPNGIRPLCYGMLNEDIYIFSSETCGIDSVGGFYVRDLFPGEIIIVDKKLIQFSLLSERKNTKKRICSFEYIYFSRPDSLIENINVYEIREKSGEKLYEQHPVEADVVIGVPDSGVPASIGYSKASGIPFKPILVKNKYIGRSFILPKQEMREKMVNLKLNPILDEIKGKRIVIIDDSIVRGTTSRRLVYILRKAGAKEIHFRSASPPIIGPCYLGVDTPSKKDLISYNHIDKKDIAKILNVDSLEFLSMDNFIDILGSIHYCFGCFTGNYPVQKND, from the coding sequence ATGATATCTCAATTATTTTCTTATATTCTGGAAAATAATTATTTTGATAAATTTAATGATGAATGTGGTGTTTTTGGAATTTATTCTCCTTATAAAGTAGACACCTTTTCTTTAATTCAATTTGGTTTATTTGCATTACAACATAGAGGACAAGAAGCTTGTGGTTTTTCTGTTTTACGAGATGGATTTATTATATCACATAAAAGCGAAGGATTGGTTTTAGATTTTTTTAGAAAAATTTCCAATTCTAAATGTTATCATGGAAATGCTGTGATTGGACATACTCGTTATTCTACAGAAGGAGGCCAAAGTAAAAAAAATATTCAACCTTTCTTTGGAGAAGACTCCTATGGAAAGAGTACTATATCTATAGTACATAATGGAAATTTAGTCAATGCTCAAGATCTTCGTAGAAAATTGGAATCCCAAGGAATAAATTTTATATCCGAATATTCAGATTCCGAAGTAATTTTACGTCTAATACAAAAATATTTACCAGAATCTGATAATAGTTTAGAAAAAGCGATTCAAAAAACAACTATTGATATTAAAGGAGCATATTCTGTGATTGTACTTATGGATAATAAAATCGCTGCATTTAGAGATCCAAACGGAATACGTCCTTTATGCTATGGAATGTTGAATGAAGATATTTATATATTTAGTTCTGAAACTTGTGGAATTGATTCTGTTGGAGGGTTTTATGTAAGAGATTTATTTCCAGGAGAAATTATAATAGTGGATAAAAAATTAATTCAATTTTCTCTACTTTCAGAAAGAAAAAATACAAAAAAAAGAATATGTTCTTTTGAATATATTTATTTTTCTCGTCCTGATTCCTTAATTGAAAATATAAATGTTTATGAAATTCGTGAAAAAAGTGGAGAAAAACTTTATGAACAACATCCAGTAGAAGCTGATGTAGTTATTGGAGTTCCAGATTCTGGAGTTCCAGCTTCTATTGGATATTCTAAGGCTTCTGGAATTCCTTTTAAACCAATTTTAGTAAAAAATAAATATATTGGAAGATCTTTTATTCTTCCTAAACAAGAAATGCGTGAAAAAATGGTAAACTTGAAATTAAATCCTATATTAGATGAAATAAAAGGAAAACGGATTGTTATTATTGATGATTCTATAGTTCGCGGAACTACCAGTCGTAGATTAGTTTACATCTTAAGAAAAGCAGGAGCTAAAGAAATTCATTTTAGAAGTGCTTCTCCTCCTATTATAGGCCCATGTTATTTAGGAGTAGATACTCCAAGTAAAAAAGATCTTATTTCATACAATCATATTGATAAAAAAGATATAGCAAAAATTCTAAATGTAGATAGTTTAGAATTTTTAAGTATGGATAATTTTATAGATATTCTTGGAAGTATTCATTATTGTTTTGGTTGTTTTACCGGAAATTATCCAGTTCAAAAAAATGATTAA
- the fbaA gene encoding class II fructose-bisphosphate aldolase, translated as MFKKFPFGVATGNLVKEIFEYAKENVFSIPAVNVIGSNTINAVMETAAEVNSPVIIQLSNGGAIFNAGKGLSNNKETAAIQGAIACAMHIHELASYYQTTVILHTDHCSKSFLPWIDGLIEANEKYYKRFGKTLFSSHMLDLSQESLKDNINICERYFDRMNKSQMTLEIELGVTGGEEDGIDNSNIENNKLYTQPEEVAYAYDKLMKISDNFIIAASFGNVHGVYKPGNVVLRPDILKSSQEYIQKKFHTHAKKPVSFVFHGGSGSTKEEIQKAISYGVVKMNVDTDLQYAFTCGVKNYMNKNKEYLKKQIGNPKGEHIPNKKYYDPRVWLREGEKSFKIILKKYFEFMNNINTL; from the coding sequence ATGTTTAAAAAATTTCCTTTTGGAGTAGCTACTGGTAATCTTGTGAAAGAAATATTCGAATACGCTAAAGAAAACGTATTTTCCATCCCAGCTGTAAACGTTATCGGATCTAATACTATAAATGCTGTTATGGAAACCGCTGCAGAAGTAAATTCTCCTGTTATTATTCAATTATCTAATGGAGGAGCTATTTTTAATGCTGGAAAAGGATTAAGTAATAACAAAGAAACAGCCGCAATTCAAGGTGCTATAGCTTGTGCTATGCATATTCATGAATTGGCTTCATACTATCAAACAACAGTTATTCTTCATACAGATCATTGTTCTAAATCTTTTCTTCCATGGATAGATGGATTGATAGAAGCCAATGAGAAATATTATAAACGTTTTGGAAAAACATTGTTTAGTTCACATATGTTAGATCTTTCTCAGGAATCTTTAAAAGATAATATTAATATTTGTGAGCGATATTTTGATAGAATGAATAAAAGTCAAATGACTCTTGAAATAGAACTTGGTGTCACAGGAGGAGAAGAGGATGGAATAGATAATTCCAATATAGAAAATAATAAACTTTATACTCAACCAGAAGAGGTTGCTTATGCCTATGATAAATTAATGAAAATAAGTGATAATTTTATTATAGCAGCTTCATTTGGAAATGTACATGGAGTTTATAAACCTGGAAATGTGGTCCTTAGACCTGATATTTTAAAAAGTTCACAAGAATATATCCAAAAAAAATTTCATACTCATGCTAAAAAACCAGTTTCTTTCGTTTTTCATGGTGGATCAGGTTCAACAAAAGAAGAAATACAGAAAGCGATTAGTTATGGAGTAGTGAAAATGAACGTAGATACTGATTTACAATATGCTTTCACTTGTGGGGTAAAAAATTATATGAATAAAAATAAGGAATATTTAAAAAAACAAATAGGAAATCCAAAAGGAGAACATATTCCTAATAAAAAATATTATGATCCCAGAGTATGGTTAAGAGAAGGTGAAAAATCTTTTAAAATAATTTTAAAAAAATATTTTGAATTCATGAATAATATTAATACTTTATAA
- the purC gene encoding phosphoribosylaminoimidazolesuccinocarboxamide synthase: protein MSCIIKKNILSEGKTKKIYSTNNPIQVLIHYKDNITALDGLKENILQDKGVLNNEITTLIFQFINSCGIKTHFIRKINNREQLCHKVNMIPLEFVVRNIVAGSMSKRLGVKEGIHLYNPIFEIFYKNDKLKDPLINDHHAVFLEIISYEELNTIYSITSKINHFIKKYFLDKNILLVDFKIEFGKNHTNEILLSDEISPDTCRFWDKETMKKLDKDSFRMGLQDKVFDIYMEILKRLNVS, encoded by the coding sequence ATGAGCTGCATAATTAAAAAAAATATTTTATCAGAAGGGAAAACAAAAAAAATATATTCTACGAATAATCCGATTCAAGTCTTAATTCATTATAAAGATAATATAACGGCTTTGGATGGATTGAAAGAGAATATATTACAAGATAAAGGGGTTTTGAATAATGAAATAACTACATTGATCTTTCAATTTATCAATTCTTGTGGAATCAAAACTCATTTTATACGAAAAATAAACAACAGAGAACAATTATGTCATAAAGTAAATATGATCCCTTTAGAATTTGTTGTTCGTAATATTGTTGCGGGAAGTATGTCGAAACGTTTAGGTGTCAAAGAAGGAATTCATCTGTATAATCCTATTTTTGAAATATTTTATAAAAATGATAAGTTAAAAGATCCCTTAATTAATGATCATCATGCAGTATTCCTAGAAATTATCTCATATGAAGAATTAAATACCATTTATAGCATAACATCGAAAATCAACCATTTTATAAAAAAATATTTTTTAGATAAAAATATTCTATTGGTAGATTTTAAAATAGAATTTGGTAAAAATCATACAAACGAGATTCTACTTTCCGATGAAATTAGTCCAGATACTTGTCGTTTTTGGGATAAAGAAACAATGAAAAAATTGGATAAAGATTCATTTAGAATGGGATTACAAGACAAAGTCTTTGACATTTATATGGAGATATTAAAAAGGTTAAATGTAAGTTAA
- a CDS encoding formyltransferase family protein yields the protein MKKIAILVSGKGTNMQYILQAIQRGMLYDSMVNLVISDRWCEAIQYALKKNIIVFSLIRTNKKFLSKEINNILVRYIPDIIVLSGFLSILEAEFCEKWFNKVINIHPSLLPKYGGKGMYGMKVHQEVIKNKEKISGATVHYVTKNVDLGSVILKKTCLLDSEETPISLSKKISLIEKEILIQSINKLIYKK from the coding sequence ATGAAAAAAATAGCTATTTTAGTTTCTGGAAAGGGAACTAATATGCAATATATTTTACAAGCAATTCAACGCGGAATGCTTTATGATTCTATGGTAAATTTAGTTATATCGGATAGATGGTGTGAAGCAATTCAGTATGCGTTGAAAAAAAATATTATAGTATTTTCTTTAATAAGAACTAATAAAAAATTTCTTTCTAAAGAAATAAACAATATACTTGTAAGGTATATTCCGGATATTATAGTTCTTTCAGGATTTCTTTCTATACTTGAAGCAGAGTTTTGTGAAAAATGGTTTAATAAAGTTATAAATATTCATCCTTCTCTATTGCCTAAATATGGTGGAAAAGGAATGTATGGAATGAAAGTCCATCAAGAAGTTATAAAAAATAAGGAAAAAATATCAGGAGCTACAGTACATTATGTAACAAAAAATGTGGATTTAGGAAGTGTAATTTTGAAAAAAACATGTCTTCTTGATTCAGAGGAAACTCCAATATCTTTATCAAAAAAAATTTCTCTTATAGAAAAAGAAATATTAATTCAATCTATTAACAAACTTATATATAAAAAATAA
- the purM gene encoding phosphoribosylformylglycinamidine cyclo-ligase has translation MTICKISNILENTYNNKVMSTLDHFSGFYKIYECGYKEPILVSGVDGVGTKLRLAIDCKKYDVIGEDCFAMCANDVLCHGAIPLFFLDYLACGKLDSIIVEKIVQGIALSCKKTNTCLIGGETAEMPGIYRENDYDIAGFCVGIVEKHHLVDGKKLIQEGDVLIGLPSSGVHSNGFSVIRNIFSKEDFFKFFQGKPFYETLLIPTRIYHFPIHALLKEFVIHGLAHITGGGISDNLYRIIPENLSAVVKKEKIPIQPVFNYIRKKGNLSEHKMWNIFNMGVGMIIVGSFKDKYSILERLHILGEKPFILGNIVKGNKKVFLI, from the coding sequence ATGACCATATGCAAAATTAGTAATATTTTAGAAAATACTTATAACAATAAAGTAATGAGCACATTAGATCATTTTTCTGGTTTTTATAAAATATATGAATGTGGGTATAAGGAACCTATTTTAGTATCTGGAGTTGATGGAGTAGGAACCAAGTTACGTTTGGCAATAGACTGCAAAAAATATGATGTGATTGGAGAAGATTGTTTTGCAATGTGTGCAAATGATGTTTTATGTCATGGAGCTATTCCTTTATTCTTCTTAGATTATTTAGCTTGTGGAAAACTAGATTCTATTATTGTAGAAAAAATTGTACAAGGTATAGCTCTTTCTTGCAAAAAAACGAACACCTGTCTTATTGGAGGAGAAACCGCGGAAATGCCTGGAATTTATAGAGAAAATGATTATGATATAGCTGGATTTTGTGTAGGTATTGTAGAAAAACATCATCTTGTAGATGGAAAAAAATTAATTCAAGAAGGAGATGTTTTAATAGGACTTCCTTCCTCAGGTGTACATAGTAATGGTTTTTCTGTAATTAGAAACATTTTTTCTAAAGAAGATTTTTTTAAGTTTTTCCAAGGAAAACCGTTTTATGAGACACTTTTAATTCCAACTAGAATTTATCATTTTCCTATTCATGCTTTATTAAAAGAATTTGTGATACACGGATTAGCTCATATTACGGGAGGAGGAATATCAGACAATCTATATCGAATTATTCCAGAAAATTTATCAGCTGTAGTGAAAAAAGAAAAAATTCCTATTCAACCTGTTTTCAATTATATTCGAAAAAAAGGAAATCTATCAGAACATAAAATGTGGAATATTTTTAATATGGGAGTAGGAATGATTATAGTAGGGTCTTTTAAAGACAAATATTCTATTTTGGAAAGACTCCATATTTTAGGAGAAAAGCCTTTTATTTTAGGTAATATAGTGAAAGGAAATAAAAAAGTATTTTTGATATAA
- the purH gene encoding bifunctional phosphoribosylaminoimidazolecarboxamide formyltransferase/IMP cyclohydrolase, translating into MKRALISVYEKNEKLFKFVNFLDQKGYQIVSTGGTYQYFLNKGLSNLIEVSNFTSFPEILDGRVKTIHPNIYVGILANRSVEEHMKSVHYHNIHLIDIVLVNFYPFFEKMHQEPNPINMNSLIEFIDIGGPSMLRAAAKNFLHVTAITDKNDYELVQSEMENYGFPSLKLRKILAGKAFNFTSAYDSAISQYLLDDKFPIYLHSSYEKKMNLRYGENPHQKAAYYVNTTHKGSMRNFHQLHGKKLSFNNLRDMDIAWKVVSQFSEPACCTVKHSTPCGVALGKNIIEAFQKTYYADTISSFGGIMAVNVPITKELAKEINHIFLEVVLSPSYETDVLNILKIKKNLIIINIIEPISDRLEYVQIDGGILVQESDYFFSDEKSYKIVTKKKFGDQELKSLSFAQKVVKYVKSNAIVVAKDTQTLGISGGETNRIWAARQAIERALEKSKKGLVLVSDAFFPFRDVVDEAARSGGIHAILQPGGSIRDEESIKACDDYGIAMAFTGKRHFKH; encoded by the coding sequence ATGAAAAGAGCTTTGATTAGTGTTTATGAAAAAAATGAAAAATTATTTAAATTCGTCAATTTTTTAGATCAAAAAGGATATCAAATTGTTTCTACTGGAGGGACCTACCAATATTTTCTTAATAAAGGGTTATCAAATCTCATAGAGGTTTCTAATTTTACTTCTTTTCCTGAAATTTTAGATGGAAGAGTAAAAACCATTCATCCTAATATATATGTAGGGATTTTAGCTAATCGTTCCGTTGAAGAACATATGAAATCTGTTCATTATCACAATATTCATCTTATTGATATTGTGTTGGTTAATTTTTATCCATTTTTTGAAAAAATGCATCAAGAACCTAACCCTATCAATATGAATTCCTTAATAGAATTTATTGATATTGGAGGCCCATCTATGCTTAGAGCGGCTGCTAAAAATTTTTTACATGTAACCGCTATTACAGATAAGAATGATTATGAATTAGTTCAATCTGAAATGGAAAATTATGGTTTTCCTTCATTAAAATTGAGAAAAATATTAGCAGGAAAAGCGTTTAATTTTACTTCTGCTTACGATTCTGCTATTTCTCAATATCTTTTGGATGATAAATTTCCTATTTATTTACATTCTTCTTATGAAAAAAAAATGAATCTCCGTTATGGAGAAAATCCTCATCAAAAAGCAGCTTATTATGTAAATACAACTCATAAAGGATCAATGCGGAATTTTCATCAATTACATGGAAAAAAATTGTCATTTAATAATTTAAGAGATATGGATATAGCATGGAAGGTCGTTTCTCAATTTTCCGAACCTGCTTGTTGTACCGTTAAACATTCCACTCCTTGTGGAGTCGCGTTAGGAAAAAATATTATTGAGGCATTTCAAAAAACTTATTATGCTGACACTATTTCGTCTTTTGGAGGAATAATGGCTGTTAATGTTCCGATTACAAAAGAATTGGCAAAAGAAATCAATCACATTTTTTTAGAAGTAGTTCTTTCTCCTAGTTATGAAACAGATGTTTTAAATATTTTAAAAATTAAAAAAAATCTTATAATTATTAATATCATAGAACCTATTTCAGATAGGTTAGAATATGTGCAAATAGACGGAGGAATTTTAGTACAAGAATCTGATTATTTTTTTTCTGATGAAAAAAGTTATAAAATAGTTACCAAAAAAAAATTTGGGGATCAAGAACTAAAATCTTTATCTTTTGCTCAAAAAGTAGTAAAATATGTGAAATCTAATGCTATTGTCGTAGCTAAAGATACGCAGACTTTAGGTATTTCTGGAGGGGAAACTAATAGAATTTGGGCAGCTCGTCAAGCTATAGAAAGAGCTTTAGAAAAAAGTAAAAAGGGATTAGTACTTGTATCTGATGCTTTTTTTCCTTTTAGAGATGTAGTAGATGAGGCTGCACGTTCTGGTGGAATACATGCTATTCTTCAACCAGGAGGATCTATACGTGATGAAGAATCTATCAAAGCTTGTGATGATTATGGTATTGCAATGGCTTTTACTGGAAAAAGACATTTTAAACACTAA
- the accD gene encoding acetyl-CoA carboxylase, carboxyltransferase subunit beta yields MAWFLRKKKNILTSINERKDFPKGIWYKTPSGKIIDTEELKKNAYVSPEDGYHVRIHSKEYFEILFDHGEFLEMNVKMRSKDPMKWEDYKKYTDRIQEARKKTNLYDAIRTGVGKIKTINVVISCMDFSFIGGSMGSVVGEKISRAIKYCIDKKYPYILISKSGGARIMESSFSLMQMAKTIARLTQLRDARIPYISVLTDPTTGGVTASYSLLGDINIAEPGSLIGFAGPRVIREIIGKDLPKGFQTAEFLMDHGFIDLISPRTELKKNIYNLVSMMI; encoded by the coding sequence ATGGCTTGGTTTTTAAGAAAAAAAAAGAATATTTTAACATCTATAAACGAAAGAAAAGATTTCCCAAAAGGAATTTGGTACAAAACTCCTAGCGGAAAAATTATAGATACGGAAGAATTAAAAAAAAACGCTTATGTTAGTCCAGAAGATGGATATCATGTAAGAATTCATAGTAAAGAATATTTTGAAATTCTTTTTGATCATGGTGAATTTTTAGAAATGAATGTAAAAATGAGAAGCAAAGATCCTATGAAATGGGAAGATTATAAAAAGTACACAGATAGAATCCAAGAAGCACGAAAAAAAACAAATTTATATGATGCGATTAGAACAGGAGTTGGAAAAATTAAAACTATAAATGTTGTGATATCTTGTATGGATTTTTCATTTATAGGAGGATCCATGGGCTCCGTAGTAGGAGAAAAAATATCTAGAGCGATAAAATATTGTATCGATAAAAAATATCCATATATATTAATTTCTAAATCTGGGGGAGCAAGAATAATGGAATCCTCTTTTTCATTAATGCAAATGGCTAAAACCATAGCTAGATTAACACAATTACGGGATGCTAGAATTCCTTATATTTCTGTTTTAACGGATCCAACTACGGGAGGTGTGACCGCTTCTTACTCTCTTCTTGGAGATATAAATATAGCTGAACCAGGATCTCTTATTGGATTTGCCGGACCTAGAGTCATCCGGGAAATAATAGGAAAAGATCTCCCTAAAGGATTTCAAACAGCAGAATTTTTAATGGATCATGGATTTATAGATCTAATTTCTCCTAGAACCGAATTAAAAAAAAATATATATAATTTGGTTTCTATGATGATATAA
- the purE gene encoding 5-(carboxyamino)imidazole ribonucleotide mutase: MKVAIFFGSISDKSIMKITAEVLEQFNISYESYVISAHRLPDILSNTIKKIESEGTDVIIAGAGLSAHLPGFISSKTILPVIGVPIHCNNNYGSLGGIDALFSIVQMPKDVPVATVGINNSYNAALFAIHILATKYQYIRKLLLKFRVKKKEKLITEIKQHLSS, encoded by the coding sequence ATGAAAGTGGCTATATTTTTTGGAAGTATTTCTGATAAATCAATTATGAAAATAACAGCGGAAGTACTCGAACAATTTAACATAAGTTATGAATCTTATGTGATTTCCGCACACAGACTCCCAGACATTTTATCAAACACTATCAAGAAAATAGAATCTGAAGGTACAGATGTGATTATTGCAGGAGCTGGATTGTCCGCTCATTTACCTGGATTTATTTCTTCTAAAACGATCCTCCCTGTTATAGGAGTCCCCATTCATTGCAATAATAATTATGGATCCTTAGGAGGAATAGATGCTCTTTTTTCTATAGTACAAATGCCAAAAGACGTTCCCGTTGCTACAGTAGGAATTAACAATTCCTATAATGCAGCTTTATTTGCTATTCATATTTTAGCTACAAAATATCAATATATAAGAAAATTATTGCTAAAATTTAGAGTGAAAAAAAAGGAAAAATTGATAACTGAAATCAAGCAACATTTATCATCATGA
- the guaA gene encoding glutamine-hydrolyzing GMP synthase: MKKDFILILDFGSQYSYMIARRIRDIGVYTLLYHYNEISISNVISKKPKGLILSGGPFSVYEKGSPLISKSIFQLNIPIFGICYGMQLISFLFGGEIKKSKYKEYGKSDLIIDNPNNSLFYGIPDKSVVWMSHFDEVKNLPKEFKVIGHTSSCGIAAFSHPNKDIYAVQFHPEVKNTEYGIYMLKNFVFHICKCSSNWKLNNFVQKTIDDIKKRVDKKKVVLGFSGGVDSFVTAYLIHQAIGNSLNCIFVDTGLLLKTEKEKISSLCKKMHFTIKIIDAKNRFLSKLSGIVDPEIKRKVIGEEFLYIFQKESEKIKDVEFLAQGTIYSDIIESSVFSKNTISYSIKSHHNVGGLPTTLMKLKLIEPLKKLFKDEVRKIGEGLGLPKEILYRHPFPGPGLGIRIIGEINAKKISILKEAEDILLQELKNYDIYYSVSQAFIVLLPVKSVGIKGDKRTYEYAAILRVTNTEDFMTATFSHLSYDFLEKVSNRITNEVDGINRIAYDITSKPPSTIEWE; the protein is encoded by the coding sequence ATGAAAAAAGATTTTATACTCATATTAGATTTTGGATCTCAATATAGTTATATGATTGCTAGAAGAATTCGAGATATAGGAGTATATACTTTATTATATCATTATAATGAAATTTCTATATCTAATGTCATTTCAAAAAAACCTAAAGGATTGATTCTATCAGGAGGACCTTTTTCTGTTTATGAAAAAGGTTCTCCATTAATATCAAAAAGTATTTTTCAACTAAATATACCCATATTCGGAATTTGTTATGGAATGCAACTTATTTCTTTTCTTTTTGGAGGAGAGATAAAAAAATCAAAATACAAGGAATATGGAAAATCAGATTTGATTATAGATAATCCTAATAACAGTCTATTTTATGGAATTCCAGATAAATCTGTTGTTTGGATGAGTCATTTTGATGAAGTAAAAAATCTTCCAAAAGAATTTAAAGTTATCGGACATACATCATCTTGTGGTATTGCAGCTTTTAGTCATCCCAATAAAGATATTTATGCAGTTCAATTCCATCCAGAAGTGAAAAATACAGAATATGGAATATATATGTTGAAAAATTTTGTTTTTCACATTTGCAAATGTAGTTCGAATTGGAAATTAAATAATTTTGTTCAAAAAACGATAGATGATATTAAAAAACGTGTAGATAAAAAAAAAGTTGTGCTAGGTTTTTCTGGAGGGGTAGATTCTTTTGTTACTGCTTATCTCATTCATCAAGCTATTGGTAATTCTTTAAATTGTATTTTCGTAGATACAGGATTATTGTTGAAAACTGAAAAAGAAAAAATATCTTCTTTATGTAAAAAAATGCATTTTACTATAAAAATAATAGATGCTAAAAATCGTTTTTTATCTAAACTAAGCGGAATTGTAGATCCTGAGATTAAAAGAAAAGTTATAGGAGAAGAATTTCTCTATATTTTTCAAAAGGAATCAGAAAAAATAAAAGATGTTGAATTTTTAGCACAAGGGACCATTTATTCAGATATTATTGAATCTTCTGTTTTTTCAAAAAATACAATAAGTTATTCGATAAAATCTCATCATAATGTAGGAGGACTCCCAACAACATTAATGAAATTAAAACTCATTGAACCATTAAAAAAATTATTTAAAGATGAAGTTAGAAAAATAGGAGAAGGATTAGGGCTTCCAAAAGAAATTTTATATCGTCATCCATTTCCTGGACCTGGTTTAGGAATTCGTATAATTGGAGAAATCAATGCAAAAAAAATCTCTATTCTAAAAGAAGCAGAGGATATTTTGTTGCAAGAATTAAAAAATTACGATATTTATTATTCTGTAAGTCAAGCTTTTATAGTTTTATTGCCTGTAAAATCTGTAGGAATCAAAGGGGATAAACGAACTTATGAATATGCTGCTATATTACGTGTTACGAATACTGAAGATTTTATGACTGCTACTTTCTCACATTTATCTTACGATTTTTTAGAAAAAGTTTCAAATAGAATTACTAATGAAGTTGATGGAATTAATAGAATAGCATATGATATAACCTCTAAACCTCCATCTACTATTGAATGGGAATGA
- the purD gene encoding phosphoribosylamine--glycine ligase, which produces MKILILGGGGREHAIGKKLLEDNQYIHLYFYPGNGGTSLIGKNIENNHSVLELASFAKKNAIDITIVGSEIFLLEGVVDIFQNFGLKIIGPHYLAAKLEGNRIFAKSFMKKYGIRTPKYEIFYCYEKAINFLKKNTSSIAIKTNGIAAGKGVILAHNQNDAKKALKNIMIKKKFGKSGNQIIIEEFLQGKEASIISLFNGKDIIPFLSAKDYKKIEENEKGLNTGGMGAISPNPYMTNSIWIDFKKNILEPTLEGLIIEKLTFFGFLYFGLMITYNKVYLLEYNTRIGDPEAQTLFPLMKSNFLNIIQSSFQHQSISIDWKKLCSCCVVLSSIGYPEKYESGKIITGLNSLKEPFYIAGARREQDKWTTSSGRVLNIVGIGNTLQEARKKAYDKVTKIQFENLYFRKDIGL; this is translated from the coding sequence ATGAAAATTTTAATTCTTGGAGGTGGAGGCCGTGAACATGCTATAGGAAAAAAATTGTTGGAAGATAATCAATACATTCATCTTTATTTTTATCCTGGAAATGGAGGGACAAGTTTAATAGGAAAAAATATTGAAAATAATCATTCTGTATTAGAATTAGCTTCTTTTGCTAAAAAAAATGCAATAGATATAACCATTGTAGGATCCGAAATATTTTTATTAGAAGGAGTTGTAGATATTTTTCAAAATTTTGGATTAAAAATAATTGGACCACATTATTTAGCCGCTAAACTTGAAGGAAATAGAATTTTTGCTAAATCATTTATGAAAAAATATGGAATTCGTACTCCTAAATACGAGATTTTTTATTGCTATGAAAAAGCTATTAATTTTTTGAAAAAAAATACGAGCTCTATAGCTATAAAAACTAATGGCATAGCTGCAGGAAAAGGAGTTATTTTAGCTCATAACCAAAATGACGCTAAAAAAGCTTTAAAAAATATTATGATAAAAAAAAAATTTGGAAAATCTGGAAATCAGATTATCATAGAAGAATTTTTACAAGGAAAAGAAGCTTCTATTATATCTCTTTTCAATGGAAAAGACATTATCCCTTTTTTATCGGCTAAAGATTATAAAAAAATTGAAGAAAATGAAAAAGGATTGAATACAGGAGGAATGGGAGCTATTTCCCCCAATCCATATATGACAAATTCTATTTGGATAGATTTTAAAAAAAATATTTTAGAACCTACTTTAGAAGGATTAATTATAGAAAAATTAACTTTTTTTGGATTCCTATATTTTGGATTAATGATAACTTATAACAAAGTTTATTTATTAGAATACAATACTCGCATTGGAGATCCTGAAGCTCAAACATTATTCCCATTAATGAAAAGTAATTTCTTAAATATCATTCAATCTTCCTTTCAACATCAATCAATATCTATTGATTGGAAAAAATTATGTTCTTGCTGTGTAGTTTTATCATCTATAGGGTATCCGGAAAAATATGAAAGTGGAAAAATTATAACAGGGTTAAATTCTTTAAAAGAACCTTTTTACATTGCTGGAGCAAGAAGAGAACAAGATAAATGGACAACGTCAAGTGGACGGGTACTTAATATAGTAGGAATAGGAAATACTCTTCAAGAAGCCAGAAAAAAAGCTTACGATAAGGTTACAAAAATTCAATTTGAAAATTTGTATTTTAGAAAAGATATTGGTTTATAA